From the Ostrinia nubilalis chromosome 8, ilOstNubi1.1, whole genome shotgun sequence genome, one window contains:
- the LOC135073889 gene encoding cytochrome b5-related protein-like, with translation MTSEVDKRQTSFPNLKYPIHRDEDPKTPQQWMKGKRMQDGAEGLWRIHDSLYDFSEFVTKHPGGPLWISSTKGTDITEQFETHHLKGTAELLLPKYFTRKATMPRNSPFTFDEHGFYKTLKSKVMEKLKDIPKDERVKSDQVTDMLLASFVLLSPLCCWAWTYNWILGASLTLLNGFVLSAVISCSHNYLHRADSWRMYLVNLAGISNEDWRIFHSMSHHMHTNTIQDMELSMFEPILQFLPYRHKPIWAQMAAFYWPIIFMFVFVGLFVKEVGTSITNFEGKRLTWTNVIPFTVPAWMWIAGGLPLPWAVLVWVASFMTGSFFFTLFGLTAGHHAHINFFDGDVPRQEYLDWGLHQLDTVVERIDYAGNHFKSITRFGDHALHHLFPTLDHAELKYFYPILLEHCEKFDMPLRTTTFYGALLSHAKQLIRKRPNNFAVKNGKEFDTPNGNLFS, from the exons ATGACGTCAGAGGTTGACAAAAGACAGACAAGTTTCCCAAACCTAAAATACCCGATCCACCGCGACGAGGACCCAAAGACTCCTCAGCAATGGATGAAAGGAAAGAGGATGCAAGATGGAGCCGAAGGTCTGTGGAGGATCCACGATTCGTTATACGACTTCAGCGAGTTCGTGACGAAACACCCTGGCGGACCACTATGGATTTCTTCAACGAAg GGTACTGACATAACTGAGCAATTCGAGACGCACCATCTCAAAGGCACCGCCGAGTTACTCTTACCGAAATATTTCACAAGAAAAGCTACAATGCCAAGAAATTCTCCATTCACGTTCGACGAGCATGGTTTTTACAAAACATTGAAGAGCAAAGTCATGGAGAAATTAAAAGATATACCAAAAGACGAGCGAGTAAAGAGCGACCAAGTGACTGATATGCTGCTCGCTTCATTCGTATTGCTCAGTCCCCTGTGCTGTTGGGCTTGGACTTACAATTGGATCCTGGGGGCATCATTGACATTGCTAAACGGATTCGTGCTGAGTGCTGTGATATCTTGCAGCCACAACTACTTGCACAGAGCTGACAGCTGGCGAATGTATTTGGTGAACTTGGCAGGGATATCGAATGA GGATTGGCGCATATTCCACTCGATGTCCCACCACATGCACACAAACACTATCCAAGATATGGAGCTGAGTATGTTCGAGCCGATCCTGCAGTTTCTGCCGTACAGGCACAAGCCCATCTGGGCTCAAATGGCTGCCTTTTACTGGCCTATAATCTTCATGTTCGTCTTCGTGGGCCTTTTCGTCAAAGA ggTTGGCACATCGATAACTAACTTCGAAGGGAAAAGGTTGACCTGGACAAACGTAATACCATTCACGGTGCCAGCCTGGATGTGGATAGCTGGCGGGCTGCCTTTGCCCTGGGCTGTGCTAGTGTGGGTCGCCTCGTTCATGACTGGGAGTTTCTTCTTCACGCTGTTTGGTCTGACAGCTGGTCATCATGCCCATATCAATTTCTTTGATGGAGATGTACCAAG GCAAGAATACTTGGATTGGGGTTTGCACCAACTCGACACTGTTGTGGAGAGAATCGATTACGCAGGCAATCATTTTAAATCGATCACTCGGTTTGGCGACCACGCGCTACACCACTTGTTCCCGACTCTGGACCACGCAGAACTGAAATACTTCTATCCGATTCTTCTGGAACATTGCGAGAAGTTCGACATGCCTCTCCGAACAACAACATTCTACGGAGCCCTGCTAAGCCACGCTAAGCAACTTATAAGAAAACGCCCGAACAATTTTGCTGTTAAGAACGGCAAAGAATTTGACACTCCAAACGGTAATCTTTTTTCTTAG